AATAGCTATAATGGCATTTTTCTGTTTATTAGGATGTTTGAAAACATCTCTAAATATAAAGAAGAGAGCAAAATACACTAAAAATTTGGCTAATCCTTTTATGGCGGATAATAAATACGGTGAGGAAAAAGTAGCATAAATATTTATTCCTAAAAAGACAAACAAGAGAATAGAGAAGGTATCTAAATTTTTGAAAAATTTTTCCTTAGGATTGAGAAAGGTTATAAGAGCCCATAGAACAAAAGCCCCAAAGGAAAGAATAGCAATTTTCCCACTGGTTAAAAAAGGTAATAAAAATAGGAATATGTAAAGGTAATGCTCTAATAAAAAGTCTAACCAGGGAAAAATTCTTGACTCTTCTATTATATTTTGAAATATCCTTTTTACATTAGTTTCTATTTTATCAAGAAATTTGCAAATTAAACTTTCTCTCCATAAAGTTTCAAGCTTTTCCATACTTATTTCACCCTGATTGCAGAAATAACTCCTGTAACATCCGCTTTATAGCTTTCTATGGTAATTGGCATTCCTATCTTTACCTTGGTACCTAAAACAATAGCATCTTCTGTTTGATATCCTTTTGCTGTAAAGGTTACTAAGCAGTCAACATTAAATGGATTATTTATATCATCTATGGTAAAATATCCACCTTTGCCATCCGGAATAACATTTTTCTTTTCAAATATCTTAACATCCTTAATAACTACCCAGGCAAAGGGTTGGTTTTTTATCCTTATAAAGGCTTTTTCACCAGGAACAAGGAAGTTATGATCTACTAATGGGAGATTTCTAATAATAAAATCTACTTCAATATTTTTTTCTTCTCCTCTTACCTTTGTGATAGGCGATCTTCCAGAGCTAACAAGAAAAAAGCCCAATATTGCTAATATGACAACACTAACAAAAAATACATCAAAAATATTTATTTTTTTTAGCATCTCTCTACTCCTCCTTTAATTATTTGTAATAAACTTTATTAATAAGTCTATCACTTCTTCTATATCATGGTAAGATATTTTTTCAAAAGTATCTGTTTTCTGATGGAGATCAGGCATAAAAAGATCCCCACTCGCTCGAGTAATAAATATTACTGGTAGTTTAAGGGAATAAAAACTGTACTGATCTGATTGTGTTATTAATGGATGTTCTCCTAAAAGATTTAAGTTTTCATCTATCTTCTTCATTTTTTCTACATAACTTTCAGCAAAATTATTATAAATTAAGTAGAGATATTCGCCTCTTCCAATGCAATCTATGTTTATATTGAGCAGTAATTTATTCAAAGGGAATATGGGGTTTTTAACATAATAACTCGAGCCTTTAAGACCATACTCTTCTCCATTAAAAAAGGCAAAAACAAGATTATACTTAGGAGTAATATTTTTTTCCTTAATAATTTTTATTATTTCTAAAAGTACGCCTACAGATAATGCATTGTCATTAGCACCAGGGAAAAAGGACCCATCAAAGTCCTTTCCTACGTGATCCATATGTGCACTTAGGATTATATATTTATCTTCTTTACCGTTAATTAAAGCAAATATGTTTGAAGAGTTATTTTTAAGGGTCTTATATTTGATCGTATAGCTTATCTCTAAATTTGAGTCTTCTTTATAAAGTTTTTCAAGCTTTTCTTGAAAGTTAGAAGTTATATAGATTACAGGTATAGGATAATTATTGAGGAATAAGGCTTTTTGAGAAACGATAAATTCTTTGTTTTTATCCAAAACTAAGATAATACCTTTACCACCGTTGTAATATGATAAATATGTTCTATAATCTACTCTATCCAGATTCTTATCCTTTGAGTTTTCATAACCTAATTTAGCTATGGCTATTTTATCCTTCACATTTTTGTAATTTTCAAATTTTAACCCATAGCCTACAAACTCTATCTTTCCTGAGATATTCCATGTACCAGTTAGAATATCTCTAAAATCCTTTCTATAAATTCCCCTAAGAATTACTTTATTATGAGAGATTACTTCAAGTTTTGGCTCCTCTTCTAATAGATAAACATCAAGAGGAAATTTTTGAAAATATATCAAGTTCTCAGGTATATTATTTTTTATTAGCTCACTTTTTATGAAGTTTAATAGTTTTTCCTCTTCTAAGGTTCCTGCTTGTCTTCCTAAATATTTATCGCTACTTAGTTCCTTAGTTATATCTAAAGCATAGATACCATAGGTTTGGGCTTTTACATTAAAAAGTCCAAGAACAATCAGTAGGCTTAAGATTATTAATAATTTTCTTTTAGACATTTCTTTCTCCCTTTATATTTTTTAATATTAATAAGCAGGCTTTAAGCAAACTAATGTTTTCCTCATTTTGAGAGATAGGCTGACTTTTCATAGAGATTAAGGTATTTTCTAACTCATTTAATATCTCATCTATTTCAGGTTTTTTAATTTCTTTAGGAGGAGTAATTTCTCTTTTAGCAAGATCAATGGTTTGGGTAGGTTGAGGAATGAGGGTTTCAAAACCTTTAGCTTTTAAAAGATTAGAAAGTGCTGTAGATGCTTGTGGCTCACCATGGGTTATTATAAATAATGGGTTTGATTGAAAGGTGCTTGCCCATTTTAAAAGATCTTTCTGATCCGCATGGGCGGAAAAACCATTTATTGTATGGATTTTGGCATTCACAGCAAGTTCTTCCCCCATAATATGTACTCTTTTTGCCCCATCTACTATACTCCTTCCTAAGGTACCTTGAGCTTGATAGCCAACAAATATTATATGAGTATTCTCTTTCCATATATTATGCTTTAAATGATGAAGAATTCTTCCCCCAGTGCACATTCCACTTCCTGCAATGATAATACCGTTTTCTAAATCATTGATGCTTTTTGATTCATCAGGAGTGGACAAATATTTTAAATTGCGTAGAGAGAAAGGGTCCATACCTTCTAAAAGATATTTTTGAATTTCTCCAGAAAGAAGATTGGTATGTTTTTTATAAATATCAGTTACCTTTTTACCCATAGGACTATCAAAGAAAATAGGAAAGTTCTTAGGTATAATATTTTCTAAGGACAAGAGCATAAGCTCATAGATAACTCTTTGGGCTCTATCTACCACGAAAGATGGTATAAGAATTTTTCCATTCTCTTTTATTGCTTGCTCTATTACGCTTTTAAATTCCTTTCTTGTTTCTTCTAAGCTTTTATGTAATCTATCTCCATAAGTTGACTCAATGACCACATAATCCGCCTGTTCTATCAAAGCAGGAGTTCCTTCCATTACTCCTTCCCACTGCCCTATATCTCCAGAAAATACTATTTTAGTACTATCGCCCCATACTTCTAAAGAGCCTGCCCCTAAAATATGGGCAGAATCCCTAAACCTAAACTTTATATCCTTTAAATCAATAATTTCATCATAAGGGATAGGTTCAAAAAGGGTCATTGCCATTTCTACTTCCTTTTCTGTGTATAAGGGTTCTATTAAGGGTTTTCCTGCCCTTAAATTTTTTCTATTTATCCTTTCAACCTCTTCCTTCATTAATTTTACTGTGTCTAACCATAGAACTTCACAAAGTTCAATAGTAGGTAAAGTTGCATATATTTTACCTCTGAATCCTTCCTTTACTAATTTGGGAATCCTGCCAGAATGATCCAGATGTGCATGAGTTAATATAACTGCGGATATCTGGGATGGATCAAAAGGAAAGGGGACTTCATTTTCTTTCTCTGATTTTCCCTGGAAGATTCCACAATCAACAAGATATTTTTTTTCA
The window above is part of the Dictyoglomus sp. NZ13-RE01 genome. Proteins encoded here:
- a CDS encoding MBL fold hydrolase, encoding MKLTFLGATGEVTGSTYLLTNEKKYLVDCGIFQGKSEKENEVPFPFDPSQISAVILTHAHLDHSGRIPKLVKEGFRGKIYATLPTIELCEVLWLDTVKLMKEEVERINRKNLRAGKPLIEPLYTEKEVEMAMTLFEPIPYDEIIDLKDIKFRFRDSAHILGAGSLEVWGDSTKIVFSGDIGQWEGVMEGTPALIEQADYVVIESTYGDRLHKSLEETRKEFKSVIEQAIKENGKILIPSFVVDRAQRVIYELMLLSLENIIPKNFPIFFDSPMGKKVTDIYKKHTNLLSGEIQKYLLEGMDPFSLRNLKYLSTPDESKSINDLENGIIIAGSGMCTGGRILHHLKHNIWKENTHIIFVGYQAQGTLGRSIVDGAKRVHIMGEELAVNAKIHTINGFSAHADQKDLLKWASTFQSNPLFIITHGEPQASTALSNLLKAKGFETLIPQPTQTIDLAKREITPPKEIKKPEIDEILNELENTLISMKSQPISQNEENISLLKACLLILKNIKGERNV